One Myxococcales bacterium genomic window, TCGACTCACCCTTCGTGTCGCAATTTCACGCGGTTATCGAGGCGCACAACGGCGTGCTCCACCTGCGCGATCTGGGGAGCCTAAACGGCACCTTGCTCCGCGGCAGCGGGCGCGCCGCGGCGAACACGCCCATCGATTTGACGCCCTACGGTGGCGAGTTCGCCATCGTCACCTTGATCTTCCAGCTCCAAGTGATGGACGTCGAGTCGACGGTCACCTACCGGCGGCAAGGCCGCATGGTGGGCTTGGCGGAAGCCGAGAGCGAACGGCGCGACGACTTCGGCGACTCCACGCAAGCGGGCCTGAACCTCGGCCTGGAGATCGGCGCGGCAAAGGCCATCTCGCAGCTCACGCCCTTTTACCAGCAGCAGCGCGAGGCGACGGTCTACCTGCTCCGCAGTCTCGAGGAGACGCTCGACACGCTCGAGCCGGAGATGCGCTCGCGCGCCGTGATGGCCGTTCGCCAGCAGATGCCAGAGCTGAGCGGCGATCCCGAGTTCAAGAAGCTCTTCGCGGCACACGGAATCGGCGAGGCCGAGCCGATGTCGACGAGCAACGACGCCTTCGCGCATCGCGCCATCTTGGAGATGTTCGCGACCTACCTGCCGAACGCGCCTCCGCCACAGAGCGTCGATGACATCGCGATGTTCCTGCAGTGCCTGCAGGACTCGATGGACGTGTTCCTCCGGGGTTTCGTGCGCCTCCGCGAAGGCCATCGGCAGTTCGAGGCACAGATGGATATTCGCCGCGGCCCCGAGGAGACGGGCACCGCCGACGTGGAGAGCGCAACAACCGCCGAAGAGCTGGCGCGAGCACTCCTCGATTTTCGCAGCGGTTCGCCTGACGCCCCGCGCGACGTCGAGGGCGCGTTCGCCGATCTGATGATTCACCAGGTCGCGCTCCTGAACGGCATCATGAACGGTGTCAAGTCGCTGCTCGCGGAGCTCTCGCCGGCCGCCATCGAGCGTTACGCGGAAGATCCGAGGAGGCGTGGCGCCGGCGGCCTCCAGATTGGGCCGTTCCGGTACCGGCAGCTCTGGGAGCTCTACGCGGAGCGGCACTCGGACTTGGCCGACGAGGAGCGCGAGGCCTTCGGGCTCATCTTCGGACCGGACTTCGCGCGCGCGTACGCAACGTTTCGACGGACGGCCACGGGTCAAGCGTGGGCTACCGGCGCCGTCGGCACCGTGCGTCCCGAGCGCTGAACGCCCTTGGCTCGCGCGAGCGAGACGCCTTCGCTGTCGCGAAAGTTGGCCAGGGATTTCGTCTCCCATTACCGTTTTGCGAACT contains:
- a CDS encoding FHA domain-containing protein, translated to MAAGLVVRIVDTKTGAQEERSFDRFPVRVGRNELNDLMLDSPFVSQFHAVIEAHNGVLHLRDLGSLNGTLLRGSGRAAANTPIDLTPYGGEFAIVTLIFQLQVMDVESTVTYRRQGRMVGLAEAESERRDDFGDSTQAGLNLGLEIGAAKAISQLTPFYQQQREATVYLLRSLEETLDTLEPEMRSRAVMAVRQQMPELSGDPEFKKLFAAHGIGEAEPMSTSNDAFAHRAILEMFATYLPNAPPPQSVDDIAMFLQCLQDSMDVFLRGFVRLREGHRQFEAQMDIRRGPEETGTADVESATTAEELARALLDFRSGSPDAPRDVEGAFADLMIHQVALLNGIMNGVKSLLAELSPAAIERYAEDPRRRGAGGLQIGPFRYRQLWELYAERHSDLADEEREAFGLIFGPDFARAYATFRRTATGQAWATGAVGTVRPER